One region of Eupeodes corollae chromosome 1, idEupCoro1.1, whole genome shotgun sequence genomic DNA includes:
- the LOC129938734 gene encoding uncharacterized protein CG43427 isoform X2: protein MPSEWENNSTSSSAKVSSSSGSSLSASSSTATSPEPSSNGNNINNDSAKNGHAKDCALKASTMSHDPTPYVARARVTRPTPPKPSCNPMQFVQIKPCNLYQSAQQQLKKVEEIKKVKEVLKEEPEDWQNNLDNWKSSRRKRVEHIIERVVEVKKLELEEHDRTRRKSKTFSEMMEERGERGRTRPKLQSLASYNEDEANDLSDLGIGTSSASGKSSISEDCEVHSIVSEPPEVEHLSSFDIESKSCQPCQDNQDRISSSLGGYETSSTAPITSPDPYEYTYEGAIEDYKSRVSKASAASSYKKSEIDKKSNNLIDHNNDIESPPVLNTVKKEDLPKIDISKKRELFENQEAAKVTSSNNQNHEQMEKKQRLPTELTNVRSIKDRLCSLEKKPSESNTEESTAANATTTEILPGEVYSIKERLQCLKQHNSANPKPNINKVVAEVVAVPPLKDRLSSLQNALTKEEVIKKPVVLVDEYQLEMLKNEDMARRQLETSKDESNNIIVEKAPSDDSGINTTDEKIDQEPVTTEDEEDDDDITVAPMTAPIPSKHMEKLKNVNPPTVVSLVDKPVVIIDDHNHNHDDDDVVGGSGGVGKTLLSSSKVVINSKNDNQVCEVNHAQNLLKMFKLAFNDEDDVIKESVKSDQVEVELETSGSSLISKQSSLNSRFGPTSAPESNLNVVLNIDNSQSKSSSSSNYSPSHDNNETPSKYKNLVSSKVQQLNKISSDSQKIASVADKSQKSSPIPLITESPSDDSSESPTKYISVSEKIEQLNSLSAANQISSQPSEKPKIIKKPIETSLNAKSQLSSSSQPTRTPSPSADNSRKQPIYENVDIPQQSAYRGFKKVSNSENNGRVEIFNSKSMPEKPKSPEVLPKLSEIRPSDVVQSQKFQQSALTDFIKDLETNYEPIVIEEKPIDGKLPSVKTKPEDISKPNESQKPLETKPIPLPRNLVKNTSEPMSPLPLDSCVDILQSFLAAERSVVSSDGNNSQLVKSANAVNSYPSDGFIRQESAVEVPCSKLDVKDLPDPNFIRTPCITVDCEDKLKQESVKPSQALVRDSISSAGDSSPSSDITVIFKAAPESPTPNKSSLMEIANRMGSPIAARRDPPLAQKKPVCEKPCLKIDVKDLPDPNFVRTECIEVDKSACCSATTPLTPSTPGLALQKTNADILKKTCEDISTSPPLSPVLGARNSEKPNFMIARVEVVETKIKVTTTNDAEVPPAVPTTAPPPLPSASPKNKTKSTQNSKPKNIFEFLKKNFQSKPEAAVAQADEFEPISVDNSMFYVPSDVIVTPNSTSSSPNKDTRSPSPNLTSNNNGVNIEITKKITSDAIVEQTDSDLNITDEINEILDEEISKLVVEDAKL from the exons AACTTGGACAATTGGAAATCATCGAGACGAAAACGGGTTGAGCACATCATCGAACGAGTGGTTGAAGTGAAAAAGCTCGAGCTCGAGGAACATGACCGAACGAGACGAAAATCGAAAACATTTTCTGAAATGATGGAGGAACG aggTGAACGCGGTCGAACTCGTCCGAAACTTCAATCTCTGGCATCATACAACGAGGATGAGGCGAATGATTTAAGCGACCTAGGCATTGGAACAAGCAGTGCCAGTGGAAAGAGTAGTATCTCTGAAGATTGTGAAGTGCACAGTATTGTG agTGAACCTCCCGAAGTGGAGCACCTTTCCTCGTTTGATATTGAGTCCAAATCTTGTCAGCCTTGTCAAGATAACCAAGATCGAATATCATCATCACTCGGTGGCTATGAAACATCGTCCACAGCTCCTATAACATCACCAGACCCATATGAATATACATACGAAGGAGCAATTGAAGATTATAAAAGCCGAGTTTCGAAAGCATCGGCAGCTAGCAGCTATAAAAAGTcagaaattgataaaaaatcaaacaatttaattgatcaCAACAATGACATAGAATCACCACCTGTTCTAAATACAGTGAAAAAAGAAGATCTTCCCAAAATTGACATATCCAAAAAGAgagaactttttgaaaatcaagAAGCAGCTAAAGTTACCTCCTCCAACAATCAAAACCACGAACAAATGGAAAAGAAACAACGTTTACCTACAGAATTAACAAACGTTCGATCGATTAAAGATCGCCTTTGTAGCTTAGAAAAGAAACCAAGTGAATCCAATACAGAGGAATCAACAGCGGCGAACGCGACGACGACAGAAATTTTACCTGGCGAAGTGTATAGTATCAAAGAACGCCTACAATGTTTAAAACAACATAATTCCGCAAATCCAAAGCCAAATATTAATAAAGTCGTTGCTGAAGTGGTAGCTGTTCCGCCACTGAAAGATCGACTCTCAAGTTTGCAAAATGCCCTTACCAAAGAGGAAGTTATCAAAAAACCTGTGGTCCTGGTAGATGAGTATCAATTGGAGATGCTTAAGAATGAAGACATGGCCCGAAGGCAGCTAGAAACAAGCAAAGATGAAAGTAATAATATCATAGTTGAAAAGGCCCCATCTGATGATAGTGGCATTAATACAACCGATGAGAAAATCGATCAAGAACCAGTAACAACCGAAGACGAAGAAGATGACGACGATATTACAGTAGCACCAATGACAGCACCGATTCCAAGTAAACATATGGAAAAG ttaaaaaatgtaaacccTCCAACCGTAGTTAGTTTGGTGGATAAGCCAGTTGTTATTATTGAtgatcataatcataatcatgatgatgatgatgttgttggTGGTAGCGGTGGTGTTGGTAAAACTTTGTTAAGTAGCAGTAAAGTTGTTATCAATTCTAAAAATGATAATCAAGTTTGTGAAGTGAATCAtgcacaaaatttattaaaaatgtttaaattggcatttaatgatgaagatgatgttaTAAAAGAGAGTGTTAAGTCAGATCAAGTAGAGGTTGAGCTTGAAACTTCGGGTTCTAGTTTAATATCGAAGCAATCGTCTTTGAATAGTCGCTTTGGTCCAACTTCGGCTCCTGAATCCAACTTAAATGTGGTATTAAATATCGATAACAGTCAAAGtaaatcttcttcttcatcgAACTATTCGCCATCCCATGACAACAATGAAACTCCttcgaaatacaaaaatttagtttcctctaaagtccaacaactaaacaaaatttcttctgattctcaaaaaattgcTTCAGTTGCTGATAAATCTCAAAAGTCTTCTCCTATACCTTTAATAACTGAATCTCCCTCCGATGACAGCTCTGAAAGTCCAACGAAATACATATCAGTTTCTGAAAAGATTGAGCAGCTAAACAGTCTTTCTGCGGCAAATCAAATTAGTTCCCAACCATCTGAGAAaccaaaaataatcaaaaaaccaATAGAAACTTCATTGAATGCTAAAAGTCAACTATCTTCTTCATCTCAACCAACTCGAACTCCATCACCATCGGCTGATAATTCACGTAAACAACCAATctatgaaaatgttgacataccTCAACAAAGTGCATACCGTGGCTTCAAAAAAGTTTCTAACTCAGAAAATAACGGTCGAGTAGAGATTTTCAATTCTAAGAGTATGCCCGAAAAGCCTAAATCACCTGAAGTCTTACCAAAATTGTCTGAAATTCGTCCTTCGGACGTTGTTCAAtcacaaaaatttcaacaatctGCCTTAACTGATTTTATTAAGGATCTTGAAACTAACTATGAGCCCATAGTTATCGAAGAAAAACCAATTGATGGTAAATTACCTTCAGTTAAAACCAAACCTGAAGATATTTCTAAACCCAATGAATCTCAAAAACCTCTTGAAACAAAACCAATACCTTTGCCCCGAAATCTTGTGAAAAATACTTCCGAACCAATGAGTCCACTTCCTTTAGACAGTTGTGTGGATATCCTTCAATCATTTTTGGCAGCCGAACGCTCTGTTGTCTCCTCCGATGGAAACAATTCGCAGCTTGTAAAATCTGCCAATGCAGTAAACTCTTATCCTTCTGATGGTTTTATTCGGCAGGAATCTGCTGTTGAAGTACCATGCTCTAAATTAGACGTCAAAGACCTACCTGACCCGAATTTCATTCGAACTCCTTGTATCACAGTTGATTGTGAAGATAAATTGAAACAAGAATCTGTTAAACCTTCTCAGGCTTTAGTGCGTGATAGTATCTCAAGTGCTGGTGATAGTTCGCCATCCTCAGATATCACTGTTATCTTTAAAGCAGCTCCAGAATCCCCCACCCCCAATAAATCTTCATTAATGGAAATAGCAAATAGAATGGGTTCCCCCATAGCAGCCAGACGTGATCCGCCGTTAGCACAAAAAAAGCCTGTTTGTGAAAAACCATGTCTCAAAATCGATGTTAAAGATTTGCCAGATCCGAATTTTGTTCGAACTGAATGTATTGAGGTAGATAAGAGCGCTTGTTGTAGTGCTACAACACCATTGACTCCGTCCACTCCTGGATTGGCTCTTCAAAAGACCAATGCAGATATCTTAAAGAAAACCTGCGAAGACATATCAACTTCTCCACCACTCAGTCCCGTTCTCGGTGCTCGAAATTCTGAAAAACCCAACTTTATGATAGCTAGAGTAGAAGttgttgaaactaaaattaAGGTGACCACAACCAATGACGCAGAAGTACCACCTGCTGTGCCCACAACAGCACCTCCTCCTCTGCCATCGGcatctccaaaaaataaaaccaaatcaaCCCAAAATTCGaaacctaaaaatatttttgaatttctaaaaaaaaactttcaatcaaAACCAGAGGCTGCTGTCGCCCAAGCCGATGAATTCGAACCTATTTCTGTAGACAACTCGATGTTTTATGTGCCCTCTGATGTAATTGTCACCCCTAATAGCACAAGTAGCAGTCCAAATAAAGACACTCGATCACCATCACCTAACCTAACCTCAAATAATAATGGtgttaatattgaaataactaaaaaaattacaagtgATGCTATTGTAGAACAAACAGATTCGGATTTGAATATTACCgatgaaattaatgaaattctTGATGAAGAAATTTCAAAGCTAGTTGTAGAAGATGCTAAACTTTAG
- the LOC129938734 gene encoding uncharacterized protein CG43427 isoform X6 produces the protein MMEERGERGRTRPKLQSLASYNEDEANDLSDLGIGTSSASGKSSISEDCEVHSIVSEPPEVEHLSSFDIESKSCQPCQDNQDRISSSLGGYETSSTAPITSPDPYEYTYEGAIEDYKSRVSKASAASSYKKSEIDKKSNNLIDHNNDIESPPVLNTVKKEDLPKIDISKKRELFENQEAAKVTSSNNQNHEQMEKKQRLPTELTNVRSIKDRLCSLEKKPSESNTEESTAANATTTEILPGEVYSIKERLQCLKQHNSANPKPNINKVVAEVVAVPPLKDRLSSLQNALTKEEVIKKPVVLVDEYQLEMLKNEDMARRQLETSKDESNNIIVEKAPSDDSGINTTDEKIDQEPVTTEDEEDDDDITVAPMTAPIPSKHMEKVPSSATSNNEFQGEFDSSVSSLQLKNVNPPTVVSLVDKPVVIIDDHNHNHDDDDVVGGSGGVGKTLLSSSKVVINSKNDNQVCEVNHAQNLLKMFKLAFNDEDDVIKESVKSDQVEVELETSGSSLISKQSSLNSRFGPTSAPESNLNVVLNIDNSQSKSSSSSNYSPSHDNNETPSKYKNLVSSKVQQLNKISSDSQKIASVADKSQKSSPIPLITESPSDDSSESPTKYISVSEKIEQLNSLSAANQISSQPSEKPKIIKKPIETSLNAKSQLSSSSQPTRTPSPSADNSRKQPIYENVDIPQQSAYRGFKKVSNSENNGRVEIFNSKSMPEKPKSPEVLPKLSEIRPSDVVQSQKFQQSALTDFIKDLETNYEPIVIEEKPIDGKLPSVKTKPEDISKPNESQKPLETKPIPLPRNLVKNTSEPMSPLPLDSCVDILQSFLAAERSVVSSDGNNSQLVKSANAVNSYPSDGFIRQESAVEVPCSKLDVKDLPDPNFIRTPCITVDCEDKLKQESVKPSQALVRDSISSAGDSSPSSDITVIFKAAPESPTPNKSSLMEIANRMGSPIAARRDPPLAQKKPVCEKPCLKIDVKDLPDPNFVRTECIEVDKSACCSATTPLTPSTPGLALQKTNADILKKTCEDISTSPPLSPVLGARNSEKPNFMIARVEVVETKIKVTTTNDAEVPPAVPTTAPPPLPSASPKNKTKSTQNSKPKNIFEFLKKNFQSKPEAAVAQADEFEPISVDNSMFYVPSDVIVTPNSTSSSPNKDTRSPSPNLTSNNNGVNIEITKKITSDAIVEQTDSDLNITDEINEILDEEISKLVVEDAKL, from the exons ATGATGGAGGAACG aggTGAACGCGGTCGAACTCGTCCGAAACTTCAATCTCTGGCATCATACAACGAGGATGAGGCGAATGATTTAAGCGACCTAGGCATTGGAACAAGCAGTGCCAGTGGAAAGAGTAGTATCTCTGAAGATTGTGAAGTGCACAGTATTGTG agTGAACCTCCCGAAGTGGAGCACCTTTCCTCGTTTGATATTGAGTCCAAATCTTGTCAGCCTTGTCAAGATAACCAAGATCGAATATCATCATCACTCGGTGGCTATGAAACATCGTCCACAGCTCCTATAACATCACCAGACCCATATGAATATACATACGAAGGAGCAATTGAAGATTATAAAAGCCGAGTTTCGAAAGCATCGGCAGCTAGCAGCTATAAAAAGTcagaaattgataaaaaatcaaacaatttaattgatcaCAACAATGACATAGAATCACCACCTGTTCTAAATACAGTGAAAAAAGAAGATCTTCCCAAAATTGACATATCCAAAAAGAgagaactttttgaaaatcaagAAGCAGCTAAAGTTACCTCCTCCAACAATCAAAACCACGAACAAATGGAAAAGAAACAACGTTTACCTACAGAATTAACAAACGTTCGATCGATTAAAGATCGCCTTTGTAGCTTAGAAAAGAAACCAAGTGAATCCAATACAGAGGAATCAACAGCGGCGAACGCGACGACGACAGAAATTTTACCTGGCGAAGTGTATAGTATCAAAGAACGCCTACAATGTTTAAAACAACATAATTCCGCAAATCCAAAGCCAAATATTAATAAAGTCGTTGCTGAAGTGGTAGCTGTTCCGCCACTGAAAGATCGACTCTCAAGTTTGCAAAATGCCCTTACCAAAGAGGAAGTTATCAAAAAACCTGTGGTCCTGGTAGATGAGTATCAATTGGAGATGCTTAAGAATGAAGACATGGCCCGAAGGCAGCTAGAAACAAGCAAAGATGAAAGTAATAATATCATAGTTGAAAAGGCCCCATCTGATGATAGTGGCATTAATACAACCGATGAGAAAATCGATCAAGAACCAGTAACAACCGAAGACGAAGAAGATGACGACGATATTACAGTAGCACCAATGACAGCACCGATTCCAAGTAAACATATGGAAAAGGTACCATCATCAGCTACTAGCAATAATGAATTTCAAGGAGAATTTGATTCTAGTGTAAGTTCTTTacagttaaaaaatgtaaacccTCCAACCGTAGTTAGTTTGGTGGATAAGCCAGTTGTTATTATTGAtgatcataatcataatcatgatgatgatgatgttgttggTGGTAGCGGTGGTGTTGGTAAAACTTTGTTAAGTAGCAGTAAAGTTGTTATCAATTCTAAAAATGATAATCAAGTTTGTGAAGTGAATCAtgcacaaaatttattaaaaatgtttaaattggcatttaatgatgaagatgatgttaTAAAAGAGAGTGTTAAGTCAGATCAAGTAGAGGTTGAGCTTGAAACTTCGGGTTCTAGTTTAATATCGAAGCAATCGTCTTTGAATAGTCGCTTTGGTCCAACTTCGGCTCCTGAATCCAACTTAAATGTGGTATTAAATATCGATAACAGTCAAAGtaaatcttcttcttcatcgAACTATTCGCCATCCCATGACAACAATGAAACTCCttcgaaatacaaaaatttagtttcctctaaagtccaacaactaaacaaaatttcttctgattctcaaaaaattgcTTCAGTTGCTGATAAATCTCAAAAGTCTTCTCCTATACCTTTAATAACTGAATCTCCCTCCGATGACAGCTCTGAAAGTCCAACGAAATACATATCAGTTTCTGAAAAGATTGAGCAGCTAAACAGTCTTTCTGCGGCAAATCAAATTAGTTCCCAACCATCTGAGAAaccaaaaataatcaaaaaaccaATAGAAACTTCATTGAATGCTAAAAGTCAACTATCTTCTTCATCTCAACCAACTCGAACTCCATCACCATCGGCTGATAATTCACGTAAACAACCAATctatgaaaatgttgacataccTCAACAAAGTGCATACCGTGGCTTCAAAAAAGTTTCTAACTCAGAAAATAACGGTCGAGTAGAGATTTTCAATTCTAAGAGTATGCCCGAAAAGCCTAAATCACCTGAAGTCTTACCAAAATTGTCTGAAATTCGTCCTTCGGACGTTGTTCAAtcacaaaaatttcaacaatctGCCTTAACTGATTTTATTAAGGATCTTGAAACTAACTATGAGCCCATAGTTATCGAAGAAAAACCAATTGATGGTAAATTACCTTCAGTTAAAACCAAACCTGAAGATATTTCTAAACCCAATGAATCTCAAAAACCTCTTGAAACAAAACCAATACCTTTGCCCCGAAATCTTGTGAAAAATACTTCCGAACCAATGAGTCCACTTCCTTTAGACAGTTGTGTGGATATCCTTCAATCATTTTTGGCAGCCGAACGCTCTGTTGTCTCCTCCGATGGAAACAATTCGCAGCTTGTAAAATCTGCCAATGCAGTAAACTCTTATCCTTCTGATGGTTTTATTCGGCAGGAATCTGCTGTTGAAGTACCATGCTCTAAATTAGACGTCAAAGACCTACCTGACCCGAATTTCATTCGAACTCCTTGTATCACAGTTGATTGTGAAGATAAATTGAAACAAGAATCTGTTAAACCTTCTCAGGCTTTAGTGCGTGATAGTATCTCAAGTGCTGGTGATAGTTCGCCATCCTCAGATATCACTGTTATCTTTAAAGCAGCTCCAGAATCCCCCACCCCCAATAAATCTTCATTAATGGAAATAGCAAATAGAATGGGTTCCCCCATAGCAGCCAGACGTGATCCGCCGTTAGCACAAAAAAAGCCTGTTTGTGAAAAACCATGTCTCAAAATCGATGTTAAAGATTTGCCAGATCCGAATTTTGTTCGAACTGAATGTATTGAGGTAGATAAGAGCGCTTGTTGTAGTGCTACAACACCATTGACTCCGTCCACTCCTGGATTGGCTCTTCAAAAGACCAATGCAGATATCTTAAAGAAAACCTGCGAAGACATATCAACTTCTCCACCACTCAGTCCCGTTCTCGGTGCTCGAAATTCTGAAAAACCCAACTTTATGATAGCTAGAGTAGAAGttgttgaaactaaaattaAGGTGACCACAACCAATGACGCAGAAGTACCACCTGCTGTGCCCACAACAGCACCTCCTCCTCTGCCATCGGcatctccaaaaaataaaaccaaatcaaCCCAAAATTCGaaacctaaaaatatttttgaatttctaaaaaaaaactttcaatcaaAACCAGAGGCTGCTGTCGCCCAAGCCGATGAATTCGAACCTATTTCTGTAGACAACTCGATGTTTTATGTGCCCTCTGATGTAATTGTCACCCCTAATAGCACAAGTAGCAGTCCAAATAAAGACACTCGATCACCATCACCTAACCTAACCTCAAATAATAATGGtgttaatattgaaataactaaaaaaattacaagtgATGCTATTGTAGAACAAACAGATTCGGATTTGAATATTACCgatgaaattaatgaaattctTGATGAAGAAATTTCAAAGCTAGTTGTAGAAGATGCTAAACTTTAG